Proteins from one Prevotella sp. E2-28 genomic window:
- a CDS encoding MmcQ/YjbR family DNA-binding protein, with translation MNIEDYREYCLSLGTDIEEKLPFQKFKSGEGVLVFYVMGHMFSFFDCNDFSVISLKCQPKRIEDLKAQYECIGNPYNESPKHWIGINPNSAPDDLLKELTRNSFEIVKAKYASKREQERSKVKSQRLKA, from the coding sequence ATGAACATAGAAGACTATCGTGAGTATTGCCTGTCATTAGGCACGGATATTGAAGAGAAACTACCTTTCCAAAAATTCAAGAGCGGAGAGGGAGTATTGGTGTTCTACGTCATGGGACACATGTTCTCATTCTTCGATTGCAATGACTTCTCTGTCATATCACTGAAATGCCAGCCTAAGCGCATCGAGGACCTGAAGGCACAGTATGAGTGTATTGGCAATCCGTACAACGAATCGCCCAAGCACTGGATAGGCATCAACCCAAATTCTGCGCCAGATGACTTGCTAAAGGAGCTGACACGAAACTCTTTTGAGATTGTAAAGGCCAAGTATGCGAGTAAGCGAGAGCAAGAAAGGTCTAAAGTCAAAAGTCAAAGGCTTAAAGCTTAA